The proteins below come from a single Streptomyces spongiicola genomic window:
- the chpH gene encoding chaplin ChpH, which yields MIKKVVAVAAATGGLVLAGAGMALADSGAQGAAVNSPGVLSGNLVQVPVHVPVNVCGNTVSVIGLLNPAFGNVCVND from the coding sequence ATGATCAAGAAGGTCGTCGCCGTTGCGGCTGCCACTGGTGGCCTGGTTCTCGCGGGTGCGGGCATGGCCCTCGCCGACTCCGGTGCCCAGGGTGCCGCCGTGAACTCGCCCGGCGTGCTCTCGGGCAATCTCGTGCAGGTGCCCGTCCACGTGCCGGTGAACGTCTGCGGCAACACGGTATCCGTTATCGGTCTGCTGAACCCGGCCTTCGGCAACGTCTGCGTCAACGACTGA
- a CDS encoding chaplin, whose product MRQVTRKGLITVAAAGGVLVLGGGNAHAHGGSGAHGGASDSPGVLSGNSVQVPVHVPVNACGNTVDVIGALNPAFGNRCANTSQNGGGAHAEGGASDSPGVASGNSVQAPVHVPVNVCGNSVDVIGALNPAFGNECRNGDDGNNPEEPGEPEEPGEPGEPGEPEEPGEPGEPGTPGEPEEPGEPGEPGEPGEPGEPGTPGAPAEPTAPNTPGTDTAAPPRATEELARTGAGSLGLGASAAAGLLLGGAVLYRRARASA is encoded by the coding sequence ATGCGACAGGTCACGCGCAAGGGCCTGATCACCGTGGCGGCCGCGGGCGGCGTGCTCGTCCTCGGCGGCGGCAACGCTCACGCGCACGGAGGCTCGGGCGCCCACGGCGGCGCCTCCGACTCCCCGGGCGTGCTCTCCGGGAACTCGGTCCAGGTGCCGGTCCACGTGCCGGTCAACGCCTGCGGCAACACCGTCGACGTCATCGGCGCGCTGAACCCCGCGTTCGGCAACAGGTGCGCCAACACGTCGCAGAACGGGGGCGGTGCGCACGCGGAGGGCGGCGCCTCGGACTCTCCAGGCGTGGCTTCCGGTAACAGTGTCCAAGCGCCTGTCCATGTGCCCGTGAACGTCTGCGGGAACAGCGTCGACGTCATCGGCGCGCTGAACCCCGCGTTCGGCAACGAGTGCCGCAACGGGGACGACGGGAACAACCCGGAGGAGCCCGGTGAGCCTGAGGAGCCGGGAGAGCCCGGTGAGCCTGGTGAACCTGAGGAGCCGGGAGAGCCCGGAGAGCCGGGGACGCCTGGTGAACCTGAGGAGCCGGGGGAGCCGGGGGAGCCGGGAGAGCCCGGAGAGCCCGGAGAGCCGGGGACGCCGGGCGCTCCGGCCGAGCCCACCGCTCCGAACACCCCGGGCACCGACACCGCCGCACCGCCCAGGGCTACCGAGGAACTCGCCCGAACCGGCGCCGGCTCGCTCGGGCTGGGGGCCTCCGCGGCCGCCGGTCTGCTGCTCGGCGGAGCGGTCCTCTACCGCAGGGCTCGGGCCTCCGCGTGA